Proteins from a genomic interval of Candidatus Eisenbacteria bacterium:
- a CDS encoding Glu/Leu/Phe/Val dehydrogenase, with amino-acid sequence MVAEQVRNPFQIAQRQFDIAADVLKLEDGIRLKLRVPRRCLTVSVPFEMDDGSWRVVIGHRVQHDVSRGPAKGGIRFHPQVTLDEVKALAAWMTWKCAVVNLPYGGAKGGIEVDPKALSMHELERMTRRYTNEIAIIIGPEKDIPAPDVYTDAQVMAWIMDTFTMRQGFASPGVVTGKPISLGGSLGRREATARGCTVTIEEACRHLNLQLQGLTVAIQGYGNAGSIAHDLLHERGAKVVAVSDSRGGATSTKGIDPAAVQSHKEKNGTVAGMPGTDRITNAELLELKVDVLIPAALENQITEENAPRIRPKILAEAANGPTTPEADPILHENGVFLIPDILANAGGVTVSYFEWVQDLANYFWSEKEVNDKLETVMRLSFADVLGLAQKHRTHMRTAAYVLGVGRVAEATRLRGLYG; translated from the coding sequence ATCCGGCTCAAGCTCCGGGTCCCACGCCGCTGCCTCACGGTGTCGGTGCCGTTCGAGATGGACGACGGCTCCTGGCGCGTCGTGATCGGCCACCGCGTGCAGCACGACGTCTCGCGGGGACCCGCGAAGGGTGGGATCCGGTTCCATCCGCAGGTCACGCTGGACGAGGTGAAGGCGCTCGCGGCATGGATGACCTGGAAGTGCGCGGTCGTGAACCTGCCGTACGGCGGCGCGAAGGGGGGCATCGAGGTCGATCCCAAGGCGCTCTCGATGCACGAGCTGGAACGGATGACCCGCCGCTACACGAACGAGATCGCGATCATCATCGGGCCCGAGAAGGACATCCCCGCGCCGGACGTCTACACCGACGCGCAGGTGATGGCGTGGATCATGGACACCTTCACGATGCGCCAGGGCTTTGCCTCGCCGGGCGTCGTGACCGGCAAGCCGATCTCGCTCGGCGGCTCGCTCGGCCGCCGCGAGGCCACCGCCCGCGGCTGCACGGTGACGATCGAGGAGGCGTGCCGCCATCTGAACCTCCAGCTCCAGGGCCTCACGGTCGCGATCCAGGGGTACGGGAACGCGGGATCCATCGCGCACGACCTGCTCCACGAGCGCGGCGCCAAGGTCGTGGCGGTGAGCGACTCTCGCGGGGGCGCGACCAGCACGAAGGGGATCGATCCCGCGGCCGTGCAGTCCCACAAGGAGAAGAACGGGACCGTCGCGGGCATGCCGGGGACGGACCGGATCACGAACGCGGAGCTCCTCGAGCTCAAGGTGGACGTCCTGATCCCCGCGGCGCTCGAGAACCAGATCACCGAGGAGAACGCGCCCAGGATCCGGCCGAAGATCCTCGCCGAGGCGGCGAACGGGCCGACCACGCCCGAGGCGGACCCCATTCTCCACGAGAACGGCGTCTTCCTCATTCCCGACATCCTCGCGAACGCGGGCGGCGTGACGGTCTCCTATTTCGAGTGGGTGCAGGACCTCGCGAACTACTTCTGGTCCGAGAAGGAAGTGAACGACAAGCTCGAGACGGTGATGCGGCTCTCGTTCGCGGACGTGCTGGGGCTCGCCCAGAAGCATCGCACACACATGAGAACCGCGGCGTACGTGCTCGGCGTCGGCCGGGTGGCGGAAGCGACGCGGCTCCGGGGGCTATACGGATGA